Below is a window of Cytophaga hutchinsonii ATCC 33406 DNA.
CACAACAGATGTATGCTAACGATTTCAGTTTTTATCTTTCGGATAATGGTGTCTGGCTTACAGATCATGTTCCTGTTATATATTTAACTATTAACCCGTGAAGATACTTAGAAAAACAACTTCAGAAGTTATTCCTACGTAACCTGCTAGTGTGTTATTTTCTGCTAATGAAACCGATCTTTTACAAACCTTGATCAAGCGGGCAATCAAATAATTTTAACTATTTTTGTATTAATCGTTAATCATCAACAGCATATGTTCAAAAAACCATTTTCATTTAACGGCCGTATCCGAAGAGCCGAATATTTTATAAGTTTTGTCATGTTCCTCTATTTTTTCGGAATGAGTTATTTAACAATGGCTTTATTTGGTTTCGCCGGTGTGATTATGTTATGCGTAGGATTTATTCCTGCTTGCTGGTTCATCCTTGCTCAGGGGGCTAAACGCTGTCATGATTTAGGCAACAGCGGCTTCTTTCAATACATACCATTTTACCGCCTCTTTTTACTTTTTGCTGATGGTCAAAAAGGTGAAAACGAATATGGCTTGAATCCAAAAGGCATTCAGTAGAATCAGTAATGATTGTACTTCAGTCTTGTGAAGAAAAGATAAGCGACGTTACGTTCATTTGTGGGACAACTTGTTTAGCGCATCTAAATTCGCTTCTGTATGAGCGGTAAATTAAGTAGAGAATATGAGAAAAGTTCTGGGATTAGCGAAAAGAATTATTAAATCAACAGTAGTTAAACTGCAGCAAATTTATTTTCAGATTTTTGGCAGTAAGGTTGAATGCAATATTTGTCACTACAAGGCAAATAAATTAAACAGTGACAGCTGGCATGCATACTGCACCTGCCCGAATTGTTCATCCGGAGTGCGTCAACGGCTGCTGATGGCTTCTTTTACACTTCTTGACAGATTCAATTTTCACTCAATCATAGATAAGAAAAACGTACTGCACTTCGCCCCTGAAAAAGCATTAGGTGCATTAATACAACAGCGTGCCAAAGAATACCGGACAGCAGATTTTTTCGCCGAAGGATATTCTTATAAAAATATTGATTACAACATCGATATTTCGGATATGAAAACCATACAAACAGAAACATTCGATTGTGTTATTGCCTGTGATGTGCTGGAACATGTACCCGATCATATTGGTGGTATCAGAGAAGTTTACAGAATACTAAAAAATGAAGGCTACTGCATATTTACAGTACCCCAAAAAGATCATCTGCAGGTAACCTTTGAAGACCTTTCCATTACAGATAAAAAAGAACGGGAAAGAATATTCGGACAATACGATCACCTGAGAATATACGGAGACGATTTTACTACGATACTACAAAACGCCGGCTTTGAAGTTACCGCAGTGGATGAACATTTTTTTGACAAACATGTTGCAGCGCATTATGTTTTGTTCCCGCCGGTTTTATCACAGCATCCGCTGGCAACAAATTACAGAAAAATATTCTTTGGAAGGAAAATATAAACACTGCTGCTTATTTGTCGGACCAAATTTATTGGCATCATCTGACATCTAGGTAGCTATTCTTTTTGGAATTCA
It encodes the following:
- a CDS encoding DUF805 domain-containing protein yields the protein MFKKPFSFNGRIRRAEYFISFVMFLYFFGMSYLTMALFGFAGVIMLCVGFIPACWFILAQGAKRCHDLGNSGFFQYIPFYRLFLLFADGQKGENEYGLNPKGIQ
- a CDS encoding class I SAM-dependent methyltransferase; amino-acid sequence: MRKVLGLAKRIIKSTVVKLQQIYFQIFGSKVECNICHYKANKLNSDSWHAYCTCPNCSSGVRQRLLMASFTLLDRFNFHSIIDKKNVLHFAPEKALGALIQQRAKEYRTADFFAEGYSYKNIDYNIDISDMKTIQTETFDCVIACDVLEHVPDHIGGIREVYRILKNEGYCIFTVPQKDHLQVTFEDLSITDKKERERIFGQYDHLRIYGDDFTTILQNAGFEVTAVDEHFFDKHVAAHYVLFPPVLSQHPLATNYRKIFFGRKI